The region AGAGCATGTTCAAAAGCTTCATCCAGAGTGGAGCCAAACCCCATCGTGATCAAGTCAGTCGGTGTTTCGGCACAGGGGGTTGGGAGTTGCCAATTTTTGTGAACGATAAGCTGAATGGTGCCGTTCATCGAAGTTTCAATCGCGGTCACATCCACTTCACCATCTCCCTGCACCGCGTGACCATCACCAATCGAGAACAGTGCACCGGGCAGAAACACCGGCAGAAACACCCGTGAACCCGTCTGGAGTTGCCGATTGTCGATATTGCCGCCGTAGGCACCGGGAGGAATGGACGATCGCGTCGTTTCATCCGTCGCTACGCCTAAAATACCAAAAAAGGGTTGGAGAGGAATGTTGATCCCGCTACCTGGGGGAAATTCTGCAAGTTGCCGATTTAGATCGAGTGGGATGAAGCGCAGCGCTGGTTTCGTAAAAAGGTGTGGTAAGGCTCCCCAACCAGGACGGATAGCATTGAAACCAATGGGCAAACTGGGCGTAATTGCTTCTAACCGGACTTCCAGCACATCACCGGGTGCTGCCCCCCGGATGTGAATCGGTCCTGTGAGCAAGTGAGGTCCAGGTCCCACTTTGCGATCGCAGTCCAGATGTTCATAAATTTCGCGAAATGCAGCGGGGACAAAATCTGGTGGGGCTTTGTCGCATACATTAAAGCCGGAAAAAGTTTCTACCTGGATACGATCGCCCGACTCAACAAACAGGGCTGGCGGCAACGCTGATGAAAATCCGCCCAGATGCACCGTGTCACAGGTCGCTCTAAGAATATGGTCTGCCATGCCTGAAAATGAAGGATTGTTTTCAACGTTGTACGGCTAAAAATCAGTTAGATCAATCTCTAACCCGCGAGCGTCTTGTTTGAGTCGGGAAGTTCCTTAGCAGAAGGGAGACAGTCGTAGCGGTTGTATTGCGACATGAGGCGTGGAGCGTTATTCGCCCCAAAATTGGTCGATGCGCTGCACATAATCTAGGTTCACCAGATTTGTTAACACTACACGCCAACCATATTGATGCGTATGACCAATTACCAGATATTGATCTTGTTTACAGCCAATGCGCCCTGGCGATCGCGAATATTGCACCGTTGAATCAATAGCTTGGACTTCTGCCAGTGCCGCCGCCGTTGCCGGAATACAAAACTCATAACTTAGCGATCGCAAACCACCCTCTGAACCAATTAAACCTTCAGGCGAAATCTGAGATAAGTCAAATGTAATCTTCTTTAGAGCTGATGGTGTTTGAACACCTGCTTGATTACTTGCTTCACAGGCAACTGTCGGAAAAGTCGCCAGTAGCAACACGAAACTAAACCCAATCCCCAATCCCCTAAACCTCATACCCTTACTTACCTTCTGACTCTTGACTTCTCCTCTTCCTTTCATCCCTTTCTCTTCCTTTCATCCCTTTAATGCTTCCCCCGTTTTTGCATCAAACCAATGAATTTGGTCTTGCGGAATGGCTAAGGTAAGCGTTTGATTCGTCCAATCTTCGCTGGGTGAAAGCAGCGATCGCAACACAATTGGGTTCCCTTGATTATTTGGGATTTGGACACTTACCAACTTATGCATCCCTAAATTCTCCACCAAAAACACCTTACCCTGGACAATCGATGTTTCTTCTGGATGGGCAACGCGAATATGTTCTGGACGAATCCCCAAAACCAACTGGGGAACTTCCACAGCCATTGGGACAGGAATTTTGAAAGCTCCTAATAAGACAAAAGAACCCTGTTTAGGGACGGTGAGCAAATTCATCTGCGGACTGCCAACAAAACCTGCCACGAACTGGTTAGCAGGATCTGTGTAAATGCGATCAGGTGAATCAAGCTGTTGCAAATAGCCATTATTCAAGACAGCCACTTTTGTGGATAGAGTTAATGCTTCAGTTTGATCATGAGTTACATAAACAACTGGAGCATTTTGAGCCTCAAAAATTTGCTTGAGTTCAGCTCGCACATTTTCACGTAACAACGCATCAAGATTACTAAGCGGCTCATCCAATAAAAAGACATCGGATTTACGAACCAATGCTCGTCCTACGGCAACCCGTTGTCGCTGCCCTCCAGACAGTTGCCCAGGCTTGCGGGACAATAACTCATCCAATCCCAAAATCCGAGAAACTTCTTGAATGCGATGGTTAATCTCGCCTGTGGGAATACGTTTTAACTTCAAGCCAGCCGCAAGATTCTCGTACACATTCATGTGAGGATAAAGGGCATAGCTTTGAAACACCATGGCTATATTGCGATCGCCCGGAGGCACAGTCGTTACATCTTTGCCACCAATTAACACTTTTCCACGGGTGGGAATTTCTAACCCAGCGATCATGCGCAGAATTGTAGATTTACCACAGCCTGACGGTCCTAACAAACTCAAAAATTCTCCCTCATCTACTGTCAGGCTAATATCCTTGACCGGAACAACAGTTGTCGTGAAGGTTTTATTGAGGTTGATTAGTTCTAGCTTTGCCATTGGAAAAGAAAAATCGACATCCAGCGATCGCGCCTAAAAAGTATGTTGACTTTTTCAAGGGTACTGCACACCTCACTAGACTTCTCAAGAACTGCAAGGAAAATTGGCAAATATGAGAGATTCACTTCTATTTGCAAAATAACGTAACGCTAAAAAGTCTCCAAGTTTTGAGGGAACTCGGAGACTTTGATAGCAAACACTCTAATCTCTGATGGCAAACGTCTTAATCAACGTCGTGGGCAAACCGATTGTAGAGGAAGTCAAGTGCATAGTTACGAAGTTTATAATACTCCGGCATTTCCATGATGCGGCTGCGATCGCGGGGACGCTTGAATGGAATCTCCAAGACCTCACCAATATTGGCTGCGGGACCGTTTGTCATCATTACCAATCTATCCGCTAGGAAGAGTGCTTCATCAATGTCATGGGTGATCATTAACACGGTGCAGCGGCTCTTGTTCCAAATTTTCAACAGTTCTTCTTGCAGTTCTTCTTTCGTGATGGCATCGAGTGCACCAAAGGGTTCATCTAGCACCAGCACTTCAGGACGAATGGACAAAGCCCGCGCGATCGCGACCCGTTGCTTCATCCCACCAGAAATTTGGGGTGGCGTTTTTTCTGCTGCATCTGCCAGCCCAACCATTGCCAGGTGTTCCTTCACAATCTGGCTTTTTTCAGCCTTGGACTTATCTGGATAAACGGCATTCACTGCTAAAAATACATTGTCAAACACAGTCAGCCAAGGCAACAAGGCATAGCCTTGAAATACCACCATTCGATCTGGACCAGGAGCCGCGATCGCCTTACCATTCAACCGCACTTCACCAGTTGTTGGTTTAGCAAAACCACTGACCATATTCAACAATGTGGTTTTGCCACACCCTGAATGACCAATCACACAAATAAATTCACCCTGACTAATCGTAAGATTCACGTTTTGCAAAACAGTGTAGGTATCACCTTTGGGCAATTCGTAAACCTTAGAAATATTGTCAATAATCAAAAATGGTTCAGACGATGGTTGCTCAGTTTTTAGCAGCGTTGGAGTTGCGGTAGTCATTACTGTTTGCATAGGGGTAATGGGAGTAAGGAATGGAGACTCAATAGCAGGTAAGAGGAAAGCGTTCAGGGGTAGGAAGGTGGAGGGATGGAGGAAAGAGAACAAGTTTATTGCACCAACTCACCTACAAACCGATTCACCTAATCTATCCGCTGAACCCTTCAGCCCCTTAAGCCGCCTTTGCCACTGGCGTACCAAGGGCAATTTCTGCCATGTAGATGTCATGTTTGATCTGCAAGCTGTTGAGGTAGGCGATCGGATCGTCAGCAGTAAAGGTGACTCCATCAAAAAGATGAATGGGACCTCGACTATATGTGAGATCGGCTAAGCCCAGTTCTCGTGCAGCAATGCTAAAGACACTGACTTTGCTAACTCGTTCCAAAATTTCTACCCAGTTGCGCGGGAAAGGCACATCGCCCCAGCGTGCCAGTTGGGTGAGAATCCAGAGATGCTCCGTACGGCTGGGACGGTTTATTCCTGCTCCAAAGAATTGATGGTGGGCATACTCTTGAGGCGTTTTGCGAATACTGCATACACGGTGACTAGTATCACCCAGGTAAATATAGTCTTTGTCCATACTGAGGTACTCAGCACGAGACAAAATTTCCCTCACCTCTTCCTGGTTGGCTTCGTCAGCGCAGTAGCGGCAGGCTTCTAGCAAGGCTTTCACTAATGCTACATGCGTATTGGGATAGGCAAGTGCCCAATCTTCCCGCACGCCCAATACTTTACCGGGGTGCCCATCCCAGATTTCCAGATCAGTGGCGATCGTGTACCCTAGATTCTCGATCGATGCTCGCACGTTCCAGGGTTCCCCTACACAATAACCGTCAATATTTCCGGCTTCTAGTTGGGCAATCATCTGGGCAGGGGGAATTGTCGTCACCGAGACATCGTGGTTGGGGTCGATGCCGCCAGCCGCCAACCAGTAGCGCAACAGCAGGTTATGCATGGATGCTGGATGCACTACGCCAAAGGTGTGGCGTTTGTCGGGGGTTTCCAGCAGCATTCTCTTCAGATCGTTCAGGGTGAGAATTCCCTGATCAGCAAAGCGCTTATCGAGAGTGATAGCGTTACCGTTGCGGGTCATGGTTAAGGCGCTAACAACTGGAAGCGGCTGATCGTTGAAGCCTCCAACTGTCATCCAAATAGGCATCCCGGAAGGCATTTGGGCTGCATCCAGATACCCTCCAGCAATCCCATCCTGGATACCACGCCAACTGGATTCTCGTACCAGGTTCACTTCATCCAACCCATGATGGGTAAAGAAGCCCTTCTCTTTGGCGATCGCCAGTGGAGCACAGGCTGTAAGCGGGACAAATCCAACCTCTAGATTGATTTTTTCCAACCCGTGGCGAGCGATCGCGGTTGTTTTGCGTGCCCGCAATTTCTTAATCTGCTTCTGCTGATTCAGAAAATAGATGATTTCGCTGCGGTAACTGTAATAGTTGGGATGGTTCACTACTTCCATACGCAGGCGAGGACGAGGAATGTCTACGTCCAGAATTTGCCCAATCTGTGAGGCGGGACCATTGGTTAACATCACCACGCGATCGCTGAGCAAAATTGCTTCATCCACATCATGCGTCACCATGATGGCAGTGACATTATTTTCCTCGCAAATTCGCATTAACTGCTCTTGCAAATTGCCGCGAGTCAACGCATCCAGCGCACCGAAGGGTTCATCTAGCAATAACAACTTGGGACGAATCGAGAGAGCACGGGCGATCGCAACCCGCTGTTTCATCCCACCAGAAAGTTGATCAGGTGGTTTATCTGCTGCATGACCCAGCCCTACCATTTTGATGCTGTCTTCAATAATTTGCTTCCGTTCAGCATCTGGCAGATGAGCCAATACATTGTTGACCGCTAGCGCGATATTTTGGCGCACAGTCATCCAGGGCAACAGGGAATAGTTTTGGAATACGACCATTCGATCAGGACCAGGACGAAGAATTTCTTCTCCTTGCAACATCACCACCCCTTCAGTCGGTAAGTCCAAACCTGCCACCATGTTCAGCAGTGTAGACTTCCCACAGCCAGAGTGACCAATCAAAGAAATGAACTCACCTTGCTTGACTTGCAAATTAATCCCTTTCAAGGCGACATAGGTATCACCATTAGCAAGTTCAAACGTTTTTTCGATGTTATCGACTGTAACAAAAGCCATAGGACAATAAGGATTGTGAAGGGTAAACTGGCTACAGAATTGGGAAAAGTTCTGAGTGAAACAGTTGAGAAGTCAGGAGTGAATACGCAACCCGCGCTTTTCCACTCAGAACTCAGTTTTGGCTTAAGAAAGATGAAGGGCTAGGGAAGCCTTGCAGGTGGAGAACACATACCCCTGCATCCATTAACCCTTCATCCGACCGCTATGCGGAGGCTGTTCACCGCGAAGCGGCAAGCTTTATTGGCGTTGGCTCTGAGGTAGGATCAAGCTTTGGATGTAGACCATCAGCTTATCGAGTGCCCAACCCACCAAACCGATGTAGAGCAAAGCCAGGATAATTTCGCTGACAAAGCCATTTTGGTAAGCATTCCAGATGAAGAAACCAATTCCTACAATTCCCGACATCACAATTTCTGCCGCGATAATTGCCAACCACGCTAAACCAATCGCAATCCGTAACCCTGTGAAAATGTAGGGCAATGCAGCTGGGAACAAAATCTTAAAAAAATACTCTTTGCGAGGCAGGCGCAATACCTGAGCAACGTTGTTATAGTCTTGCGGAATTTGCTTGACACCCACTGATGTGTTAATCAGGATGGGCCAGACTGCTGTGATAAAAATCACAAATAACGCAGCGGGTTGGTTCTGTTGTAGTGCTGCCAGTGCGATTGGTACCCATGCTAGCGGTGGAACCGTTCGTAAAACTTGAAATACAGGATCTAAGCCTTTGGAAACGCGCTTATTCAAGCCAACCAAAATTCCTAAACTAATGCCAACGACGGCAGCAAAGAAATATCCGATCGCTACCCGTTGCAAGCTGGCAAGTACCTGCCAGAACAACCCCTTATCTGTACCACCGCGATCGTAAAAAGGATACAGAATTAACATCCATGTATCTCGCACAACCTGAATCGGCCCTGGCAGCGTAGCACCTGGAAGGGATGAGAAGATCTGCCATAGAACAAGCAGGATGAAAATTGTTACCAGAGGAGTCAAGATATCATCCAGTCTTTCTCTAACCTTAGGATTACTCAGAAAAGAGTTTCCAGTTGCACTTGGCAAGCGTCTTTGAGCAATAGTCACTTTTTGTTCTCCTGTATAGCGGTCCACTACTACGAAATGTGTTCATCAGTCATTAGCTGTTAGGTAATCAAATCTCCCCAACGAATGACATGTTTTCTACAGTCTTTACGCCTTCTTAATTTTCAAGCTATCTAAATAAGCTTGTGGGTTCTCCGGGTCAAACTTAGTCCCGTCAAAGAATGTTTCAACTCCACGAGAAGTACTAGATGGAATATCTGCACTTGCAACACCCATTTCCTTTGCAGCCTCTTTCCATAGGTCTTCACGGTTGACCTTATCAATCAATGCCCTAGCATCAGTTAGATATTTTTTATCTAAAAAGCCCCAGCGCACACTCTCAGTGATGAACCAGAGATCATGGCTCTTGTAAGGATAGGACACACTACCTTTACTATCCTTCCAATACAGAACTGCCATTGATTTATCATCGATTTTGCGCCCATCCCCCATATCATATTGACCCATAAGCGGCTTCATCAGGATATTTTCAGGCAAGCCAAAGTATTGCCGCTGTGCCAGAATCGATGCCATTTCTTTGCGATTATCAAAGTTGTCGCACCATTGTTGCGCTTCCATCACGGCTTTCAACAATGCCTTTGTAGCTTTAGGATTCTTATCAACCCAATCCTGACGAATTGCTAAATATTCTTCCGGGTGATCTTTCCAGATTTCCGCCGTTAGAGCTGCCATAAAACCAATTTTGTCTGCCACAATCCGGTAAGGCCAAGGATCTCCGGTACTGAAAGCATCCATTGCACCTCGCTTCATATCTGCAACTGTTTGAGATGCCGGAACTGTGAGTAATTCAACATCAGTATCTGGATCAATGCCATTCGCTGCTAACCAATACCGAATCCAAAACTCCTGGTTTGCTTTCGGAAAAGTATTGGCGGCTTTAAACCGATTTCCAGCAGACTTCAGATTGTTAAAGTAGGCAATTTCTTGCCCCATTTTCAAGCTGATTCCCTTGCCTTGGTGTTCGCTTGCAATCGCAATTCCGTTTCCATGTGTATTCAACTGTGCCAACACATACATCGGCACCTTTTTACCATCGGTAATCAAACCTTCATGAATCAAGTAAGGCATTGGCATTTGCCATTGACCGCCATCAATCCCACCACCAGCAGAACCAATTTTCACGTTATCCCGCGCGGCGCCCCAATTTGCCTGCTTTTCCACCTGCACATCGGGCATCCCGTATTTCGCAAAAAAGCCTTTCTCTTTGGCAATGATCAACGGAGCCGCTTCTACAATTGGAATGAACCCAAGCTTAACTGTTGTCACCTCGGGTTTGTCGCCACCTGTAGCCGCAACGGGGCTTGCGACTGGAGAAGACTGTGTCGTGGTATCGGGCGGATTGCCCAGGCACCCTTTTAACAGGAGCGAAGCAGCCGTAGTTGCACCAGCCGTCGCCAAAAACTTACGCCGAGAATACTGCACCATAACGCCTCCTTGGATTATTTCTGGGTAAGACAAATCAACTCTCGCCAACTGAATTGCAAGAGCATCTGAAGATTGTTGGCACAATCTTTAAACCTCCAGTCGCAATCAAGTTTGCAACCGAGAAGTACTAAAGACCACAACTCTAGAGATAAGACTGACTAGAAGATTGCGACTTAGATAACATAAAAACTGTCTGGAACCAGCCTGCTTTAGCAAAAAAACTAGCTTAGGCAAGCAGCAAAGACCTAAATGAGAACAGGGATGGATTTA is a window of Leptolyngbyaceae cyanobacterium JSC-12 DNA encoding:
- a CDS encoding carbohydrate ABC transporter ATP-binding protein, CUT1 family (IMG reference gene:2510096780~PFAM: ABC transporter; TOBE domain); this encodes MAKLELINLNKTFTTTVVPVKDISLTVDEGEFLSLLGPSGCGKSTILRMIAGLEIPTRGKVLIGGKDVTTVPPGDRNIAMVFQSYALYPHMNVYENLAAGLKLKRIPTGEINHRIQEVSRILGLDELLSRKPGQLSGGQRQRVAVGRALVRKSDVFLLDEPLSNLDALLRENVRAELKQIFEAQNAPVVYVTHDQTEALTLSTKVAVLNNGYLQQLDSPDRIYTDPANQFVAGFVGSPQMNLLTVPKQGSFVLLGAFKIPVPMAVEVPQLVLGIRPEHIRVAHPEETSIVQGKVFLVENLGMHKLVSVQIPNNQGNPIVLRSLLSPSEDWTNQTLTLAIPQDQIHWFDAKTGEALKG
- a CDS encoding nitrate transport ATP-binding subunits C and D (IMG reference gene:2510096782~PFAM: ABC transporter; NMT1/THI5 like~TIGRFAM: nitrate transport ATP-binding subunits C and D); this encodes MAFVTVDNIEKTFELANGDTYVALKGINLQVKQGEFISLIGHSGCGKSTLLNMVAGLDLPTEGVVMLQGEEILRPGPDRMVVFQNYSLLPWMTVRQNIALAVNNVLAHLPDAERKQIIEDSIKMVGLGHAADKPPDQLSGGMKQRVAIARALSIRPKLLLLDEPFGALDALTRGNLQEQLMRICEENNVTAIMVTHDVDEAILLSDRVVMLTNGPASQIGQILDVDIPRPRLRMEVVNHPNYYSYRSEIIYFLNQQKQIKKLRARKTTAIARHGLEKINLEVGFVPLTACAPLAIAKEKGFFTHHGLDEVNLVRESSWRGIQDGIAGGYLDAAQMPSGMPIWMTVGGFNDQPLPVVSALTMTRNGNAITLDKRFADQGILTLNDLKRMLLETPDKRHTFGVVHPASMHNLLLRYWLAAGGIDPNHDVSVTTIPPAQMIAQLEAGNIDGYCVGEPWNVRASIENLGYTIATDLEIWDGHPGKVLGVREDWALAYPNTHVALVKALLEACRYCADEANQEEVREILSRAEYLSMDKDYIYLGDTSHRVCSIRKTPQEYAHHQFFGAGINRPSRTEHLWILTQLARWGDVPFPRNWVEILERVSKVSVFSIAARELGLADLTYSRGPIHLFDGVTFTADDPIAYLNSLQIKHDIYMAEIALGTPVAKAA
- a CDS encoding ABC-type nitrate/sulfonate/bicarbonate transport system, periplasmic component (IMG reference gene:2510096784~PFAM: NMT1/THI5 like), yielding MVQYSRRKFLATAGATTAASLLLKGCLGNPPDTTTQSSPVASPVAATGGDKPEVTTVKLGFIPIVEAAPLIIAKEKGFFAKYGMPDVQVEKQANWGAARDNVKIGSAGGGIDGGQWQMPMPYLIHEGLITDGKKVPMYVLAQLNTHGNGIAIASEHQGKGISLKMGQEIAYFNNLKSAGNRFKAANTFPKANQEFWIRYWLAANGIDPDTDVELLTVPASQTVADMKRGAMDAFSTGDPWPYRIVADKIGFMAALTAEIWKDHPEEYLAIRQDWVDKNPKATKALLKAVMEAQQWCDNFDNRKEMASILAQRQYFGLPENILMKPLMGQYDMGDGRKIDDKSMAVLYWKDSKGSVSYPYKSHDLWFITESVRWGFLDKKYLTDARALIDKVNREDLWKEAAKEMGVASADIPSSTSRGVETFFDGTKFDPENPQAYLDSLKIKKA
- a CDS encoding hypothetical protein (IMG reference gene:2510096779), with the translated sequence MKGRGEVKSQKVSKGMRFRGLGIGFSFVLLLATFPTVACEASNQAGVQTPSALKKITFDLSQISPEGLIGSEGGLRSLSYEFCIPATAAALAEVQAIDSTVQYSRSPGRIGCKQDQYLVIGHTHQYGWRVVLTNLVNLDYVQRIDQFWGE
- a CDS encoding putative acetamidase/formamidase (IMG reference gene:2510096778~PFAM: Acetamidase/Formamidase family), which produces MADHILRATCDTVHLGGFSSALPPALFVESGDRIQVETFSGFNVCDKAPPDFVPAAFREIYEHLDCDRKVGPGPHLLTGPIHIRGAAPGDVLEVRLEAITPSLPIGFNAIRPGWGALPHLFTKPALRFIPLDLNRQLAEFPPGSGINIPLQPFFGILGVATDETTRSSIPPGAYGGNIDNRQLQTGSRVFLPVFLPGALFSIGDGHAVQGDGEVDVTAIETSMNGTIQLIVHKNWQLPTPCAETPTDLITMGFGSTLDEAFEHALQQMIQLLQTLIKISPEEAYVLCSLAVNFHITQVVNSPQKGVHGLLSKAILPRTVRL
- a CDS encoding nitrate ABC transporter, permease protein (IMG reference gene:2510096783~PFAM: Binding-protein-dependent transport system inner membrane component~TIGRFAM: nitrate ABC transporter, permease protein) yields the protein MTIAQRRLPSATGNSFLSNPKVRERLDDILTPLVTIFILLVLWQIFSSLPGATLPGPIQVVRDTWMLILYPFYDRGGTDKGLFWQVLASLQRVAIGYFFAAVVGISLGILVGLNKRVSKGLDPVFQVLRTVPPLAWVPIALAALQQNQPAALFVIFITAVWPILINTSVGVKQIPQDYNNVAQVLRLPRKEYFFKILFPAALPYIFTGLRIAIGLAWLAIIAAEIVMSGIVGIGFFIWNAYQNGFVSEIILALLYIGLVGWALDKLMVYIQSLILPQSQRQ
- a CDS encoding nitrate transport ATP-binding subunits C and D (IMG reference gene:2510096781~PFAM: ABC transporter~TIGRFAM: nitrate transport ATP-binding subunits C and D), with the protein product MQTVMTTATPTLLKTEQPSSEPFLIIDNISKVYELPKGDTYTVLQNVNLTISQGEFICVIGHSGCGKTTLLNMVSGFAKPTTGEVRLNGKAIAAPGPDRMVVFQGYALLPWLTVFDNVFLAVNAVYPDKSKAEKSQIVKEHLAMVGLADAAEKTPPQISGGMKQRVAIARALSIRPEVLVLDEPFGALDAITKEELQEELLKIWNKSRCTVLMITHDIDEALFLADRLVMMTNGPAANIGEVLEIPFKRPRDRSRIMEMPEYYKLRNYALDFLYNRFAHDVD